Part of the Sphingobacterium sp. LZ7M1 genome, GAGTTTTACCGGATTTTCCAATTGGGATATCGCTTCACCTAACAACCTGGTTGGACCCAACCTCGAGCTGCGGAGCAACGCTTTGTTTTTCTTGGTAAATCTTCTATTGATGGAAAGTCCACAGAGGTTGATTAGCACATCGGCACCTTCCAGTTCTTTCTGCCAGGAATCAAGGTTTTCGCCATCCCAATATACAAAGTCTAGCTTTGGATGGTGCTTGACCATACGCTTCCGACTCAGCACGATGATTTCATGGTCCTGTTCTCTAAACATACTGATCAATAAATTGCCTAAATTCCCGGTGCCTCCCGCCAATACGATCTTTGCCATAATTAAATTTTTATTTTGATGTGGTAATGGTCCTTCAATGCAATTCGAGCAGCATGGTACCCACACATCCCGTGAACACCACCTGCAGGTGGCGTTGAAGAAGAACCGATATAAACATTGGGATTGGAAGTGCGGTAAGGTGTCAAGGATTTGGTTGGCCTAGTGAACAGCTGCATAATATCCATCTGACCAGCATTGATATCTCCACCGATGTAATTTGGATTGTATTGTTCCAGCTGCCCGGTATTCATAGATGACCTTGCCAGAACGGTATCCCTAAAACCCGGAGCAAACCTTTCAATCTGATTCTCGATAGCTTCACTGCGGTCTGCAAAAGAACCATGGGGGACATGACAGTATGCCCAAGCTGTATGTTTTCCTTCCGGTGACCGGGTCGGATCAAATTTGCTTGGCTGCGCGAATAAGACAAATGGCCTGTCCACTAATTTGCCATTATAGGTATCCAATTCGTTTTTTGCAATTTCTGCAAAGGTATTCCCAATATGTACCGTAGCGGCAAACTGGCTTCTACCATCACTAAAGGGAGTAGGATCTGATAATGCCCAATCCATTTTAAAGACCCCCATGCCATAACGATAGGCTTCCAATTGCTTCCTATAGCCCTCCAGAAGATCTAAGCCTTTAATCTTTAATATCTGCAGTGGTGTGAGGTCAAGGATCAGCACCTTATGTTTTGGTAGATCACGTACATCTTCGAGCCAAAAATTGAGCTGCAGTTCTCCTCCCAGTGATTCATAATAAGCCAACATGGAATCAGCAATTGCTTGGGATCCACCGACTGGAATTGGCCAGCCGACTTGATGCCCCAACGTCCCTAACACCATCCCAATCGCTGCTGTACTCAATTTATTGAAGGGTAAGATGCCATGGGCCACCAATCCCGACCATAAGGCTTTAGCCTCAACGGTCTGGAATCGATCGGCAATGGCGTGCGCACTGCGCAATCCTGATAAACCGAACTTGGCCATCAACAATGGATTGTTAGGAAACCTTAAAGGTCCGAGAAGATCTTTCGAAAGGGAGTCCCAATTTTTGACAAATGGTGACAATAGTGCCTGATAAGCATTATAATCTTGCCCTAGCTCCTGCTGCATCAGCTTCATGTCCTGATGTAATACGACGGCTCGACCAGAGTCTAAGGGTTGGGAAACCTGAAAATCCGCGATTTTGAAAGCCAAGCCGAAATCCTCTAGCGGCAATGAGCGCATAAAAGGTGATCCAAGAGCCATGGGATGGATTGCCGAACATACATCGTGCTTGAAACCTGGAAGGGTAAGTTCTTTGGTTCGCATCCCGCCTCCTACTGTATCGGCACCTTCTACAAGCAAGGTGCTTAACCCTTGTCTTTGTAGGGTGATGGCGGCAGCAAGTCCATTGGGTCCGGATCCTATAATGATGGCATCGTAACTTTTCAAATCATCGGTATGAATCTTAAAGTTAAGATAAAGCAATGTGAATTGCTAAAATGAGGGGCTATAAAAAAGAAAAAGCCCCAATGCTGGGGCTTTAATCATAATCAACCTTTAATACTTAGAAACAGTATTTATTTTCTTCAATCAATTTCTTCGCAATTCTCTGGCGAGCTTCTTTGACATTGAACGGTTGTGCTTTTGTAAAGCGACGAAGACCTACCAACATCATGTTCAGCTCATCCCCTTCTGCAAAGGAATTTAACGCTTCTTTACCGGCAGCATTGACTTTGTCAATCGCTCCATATAGATATACTTTAGCCATATCAGCTGCATAGTCTGCATGCTCTCCCGGTTGCGTATGCTGCAGTTTTTCTGCACGCAACAATACCGATTCTGCAACATATACATAGCCGATAATATCAGCAATATTCATCAGGATTTCTTGTTCTTTGGACAAGGACATCATCAGTTTTTGAACCGCAGCACCAGCAATCATTAATCCCGCTTTCTTCAAGTTGGCAACGATTTTCTTTTCTGCAGCAAAAGGAGTTTCATCTTCAGGACCAAAGTCAGGAATAGACATCAGTTCTCCTGCCACAGCTTGAGCAGGTCCCATTAAGTCTAACTCACCTTTCATCGCGCGCTTCAACAACATATCCACCACCAATAGTCTATTGACTTCGTTCGTACCTTCAAAGATTCTGTTGATACGGGAGTCGCGGTAAGCTCTTTCCATAGGAGCTTCAGCGGAATAACCCATACCTCCATAGATCTGAACACCTTCGTCCACCACATAATCCAACATCTCTGAACACCATACCTTGATGATCGCACATTCAATGGCAAACAGCTCAACAGATTTTAATTTTGCTTTTGCTTCGTCCATTCCAGATGCGATCAATGCTTCATAGGCATCATCGATATTCTGTCCGGCACGGTATGCAGCCGATTCATTCGCGAATAGACGGGTAGCCATTTCTGCCAATTTATAACGGATGGCACCGAATTTTGAAATTGGCAAGTTGAACTGTACACGTTCATTGGCATAATTGATCGCAGTGGTCAATACGGCACGTGAAGAACCGATGGTGGCTGCTCCAAGCTTGATACGACCAATGTTTAGGATATTCACCGCAATCTTGAATCCGTTCTCTCTATCAGAAAGCATGTTCTCTACTGGAACAGGACAGTCATTGAAGAAGATCTGACGGGTTGAAGACCCCTTGATACCCAATTTATGCTCTTCAGGATTCATGGTGATACCACCGAAATCCTTTTCTACGATAAATGCCGTTAAGTTTTTATCATCATCAATCTTGGCAAAAACGATGAATACATCTGCGAATCCACCATTGGTGATCCACATCTTTTGTCCATTGATCAAGTAATGGGTTCCTTCAGCATTCAACTTCGCTGAGGTACGGCCAGAGTTTGCATCGGAACCTGAGTTAGGTTCTGTCAAACAATAAGCAGCTTTCCACTCACCTGTTGCCAGCTTAGGGATATATTTATCTTTCTGCGCATCATTCCCGTAATACAGGATTGGTAAGGTTCCGATCCCTGTATGGGCAGATAAGGCCACGGCAAAGGAGAAACCTCCTCCAACAGCATCAGCCACTAACATGGACGTATTGAAATTCTTACCGAAACCACCGTATTGCTCTGGAATCGATACGCCCAACATACCCAGTTCTCCAGATTTGTCCATTAGGCTCTGCATCAATCCTTCTTCTTGGGCATCGATTCTTTCCAATTTATTGAGAACCTCTGTATCCAAGAAATCAATACAGGTTTGACGGATCATTTTCGCTTCCTCATCAAACTCTTCAGGAATGAAAATATCAGTGTACGGAGTTTCACGAATGACAAACTCACCACCTTTGATTGCTTTATTTTTTACTTCTTCGCTCATGATATTCTTTTTGATTTAGAATAAGTGAACAAGCACCTTCTTCTGTTTTATATTTTGTTAGTTTATTTTGTCTACAGTAGTTCAAAAATACCTGCAGCTCCTTGTCCTGTACCCACACACATGGTAACCATACCATATTTCTTGCCTCTGCGTTTCAGCTCATGCAGCACCTGAACGGTCAATTTAGCTCCGGTACATCCCAGTGGGTGACCCAATGCAATAGCTCCACCATTAACATTCACCTTTTCTTCATCCAATCCCAGTTCACGGATTACGGCCAGCGATTGAGAAGCGAATGCTTCGTTCAATTCAAAAAGGTCAATATCCTCTTGTTTCAAACCAGCCTGTTTCAATGCCTTTGGAATTGCATAGATGGGCCCAATACCCATGATACGCGGTGGCACACCAGCAACGGCAAACGATACCAGTTTAGCGATCGGCGTCAGGTTCAATTCCTTCATTTTCTTCTCAGAAACCACCAGTACAAAGGCTGCACCATCCGAAGTCTGAGAGGAGTTACCCGCAGTCACGGATCCTTTGGCGTCAAACACCGGTCTTAACTTAGCCAAAGCCTCCAAAGAGGTGTCAGCGCGTGGACCTTCATCTGTATCAACCACATATTCTTTTGTAGTGATCTTGCCGTCCTTCACAAAGTTGTCTTTCACCTTGATCGGAACGATTTCATCTTTAAACTTACCGGCTTTGATCGCGGCAACAGCTTTTTCATTTGACTTCAGGGCAAATTTATCTTGATCTTCCCTTGACACCTTATAATCTGTGGCAACTGCTTCCGCCGTAAGTCCCATTCCCCAGTACCAATCCGGATGTTCCTTAGCGACCACGGCGTTCGGTACGATCTTCCAGCCACCAAATGGCATTCCCGACATCACCTCTACCCCACCGGCAATGATCATATCCGCCATTCCGGTTTTGATCTTCGCCACTGCCGTAGCAATGGTTTCCAATCCAGAGGCACAATAACGGTTTACCGTCAACCCAGGAACCTTATCGGTATCCAATCCCATCAGGGAGATAAAACGCCCAATATTAAGACCTTGCTCCGCCTCCGGCATTGCATTTCCAACGATTACATCGTCAATATCTTCTTTATTTACATTTGGAACCGATGCCATTAAATGCTTAATTACATCCGCCGCCAAATCATCCGCACGCATAAATCGAAATCCCCCTCTAGGAGCTTTCCCAACTGCTGTACGAAATCCTGCTACAATGTATGCTTCCATGTTTTAGTATTTAGTAGTTAGTATTTAGTAGTTAGACCTAGAGCTGCTTCAATTTCCTCTGAAGAACAAAACTCATTTTTTGGACTTCATATAGTTTGTTAATTAATCTGTCTAAATCGATATCTAATAAATAACCTAAATTTTTTGATATTATTAACTGTGTTTCCAATTCATAAGTCGAACCATGGGCTATTGCCAAAAATTGAACAAATGACTTATTGGAATTTCTTCCTGCTCCTTCAGCAATATTTGAAGGAATTGAAATTGCTGCCCGTTGAATTTGATTCACTAAGTTATATTTCTCTCTATCTGGAAAATCAGAAGTTATTTTATAAACATCTGAAACCAATTCAATCGCCTTCACCCAGAGCTTCAATTCTTTATAATTATGCATTTCTTAGTATTAAGTATTAGTACTAAAAAAAGGTATTCAACATTTCTTTAAATAAGGATAAACGACATTTTATCAATTTGTTAACCTTAAATTAAGTATCTCGGCCTTGTCTAAATACTAAATACTTAATACTAAATACTAATTTCTAAGTGGCTTTCCCGTCGTCAACATCGCTTGGATTCTTTCTAGGGTTTTGCGGGTTGCGCAGAGCTCTAAGAAGGCTTTGCGTTCCATGTCTAGAAGGTATTGCTCGTCGACTTCGGTTGGTGCGGATAGATCTCCGCCACACATCACCCAGCCTAGTTTTTCGGAAATCAGTTTGTCGTGTTCGGAGATGTAGTGTCCTGCTTCCATTGAGGATGCACCAACATATACGATTCCGAGACCTTGATTTCCTAGTACTTTGATGTTCTTGCGGTGTGCTGGTTGAACATAGCCTGCGTTTGCTAATTCCAGCGCTTTGGCTTTGGCATCGGCTAACAGGCGTGCACGGTTCATCGTGATGGCATATTTACCTTCCTGTAGATAGCCTAACTCAAAGGCTTCCACTGCAGAGGTAGATACTTTTGCTTGGCCGATGGTCAAGAAGCGATCTTTCATGAAATTCTGATCGATTTGATCCGGACGGTAATCATCAGATGCTCTTAAGGCAAATTCCTTGGAACCACCGCCACCTGGGATCACGCCAACACCAAACTCAACCAAGCCCATGTACGTTTCGGCATGTAGCTGAACAAAGTCGGCATGCATCGAGAATTCACATCCACCACCCAATGCTAGTTGAAATGGTGCTGCAACTACTGGAATTGCGGAGTATCTCAAACGCATTGAAGTATCTTGAAACATCTTAACGGCCATGTTCAACTCATCGTAATCCTGCTCAACCGCCATCATAAAGATCATACCGATATTGGCACCAGCAGAGAAGTTCTTGCCATCATTGGAAATGACCAATCCGCGGTATTCTTTTTCCGCCAGGTCAATTGCTTTGTTCAAGCCTTGGATGACATCGCCACCGATAGTGTTCATTTTGGTATGGAATTCACAGTTGATGATTCCATCGCCTAGGTCGATGATGGAAACGCCAGAGTTTTTCCAAATGGTCTTAGCCTCACGGATGTGGTCTAATACGATCAACTCTTCTGTTCCAGGGATCGGTTTGTAGGATTTAGAAGCGATGTCATAATAATGACGGACTCCATTTTCTACTTTATAGAAACTATCAAATCCTGCATCCAGCATATCTTTTACCCATTGGGCAACTTCGCCAGATTGTCCAGGAAGACGTTTTTCTTCTTTTTTGATCTTTTCTAGGGTTTC contains:
- a CDS encoding NAD(P)/FAD-dependent oxidoreductase, encoding MKSYDAIIIGSGPNGLAAAITLQRQGLSTLLVEGADTVGGGMRTKELTLPGFKHDVCSAIHPMALGSPFMRSLPLEDFGLAFKIADFQVSQPLDSGRAVVLHQDMKLMQQELGQDYNAYQALLSPFVKNWDSLSKDLLGPLRFPNNPLLMAKFGLSGLRSAHAIADRFQTVEAKALWSGLVAHGILPFNKLSTAAIGMVLGTLGHQVGWPIPVGGSQAIADSMLAYYESLGGELQLNFWLEDVRDLPKHKVLILDLTPLQILKIKGLDLLEGYRKQLEAYRYGMGVFKMDWALSDPTPFSDGRSQFAATVHIGNTFAEIAKNELDTYNGKLVDRPFVLFAQPSKFDPTRSPEGKHTAWAYCHVPHGSFADRSEAIENQIERFAPGFRDTVLARSSMNTGQLEQYNPNYIGGDINAGQMDIMQLFTRPTKSLTPYRTSNPNVYIGSSSTPPAGGVHGMCGYHAARIALKDHYHIKIKI
- a CDS encoding acyl-CoA dehydrogenase family protein, producing MSEEVKNKAIKGGEFVIRETPYTDIFIPEEFDEEAKMIRQTCIDFLDTEVLNKLERIDAQEEGLMQSLMDKSGELGMLGVSIPEQYGGFGKNFNTSMLVADAVGGGFSFAVALSAHTGIGTLPILYYGNDAQKDKYIPKLATGEWKAAYCLTEPNSGSDANSGRTSAKLNAEGTHYLINGQKMWITNGGFADVFIVFAKIDDDKNLTAFIVEKDFGGITMNPEEHKLGIKGSSTRQIFFNDCPVPVENMLSDRENGFKIAVNILNIGRIKLGAATIGSSRAVLTTAINYANERVQFNLPISKFGAIRYKLAEMATRLFANESAAYRAGQNIDDAYEALIASGMDEAKAKLKSVELFAIECAIIKVWCSEMLDYVVDEGVQIYGGMGYSAEAPMERAYRDSRINRIFEGTNEVNRLLVVDMLLKRAMKGELDLMGPAQAVAGELMSIPDFGPEDETPFAAEKKIVANLKKAGLMIAGAAVQKLMMSLSKEQEILMNIADIIGYVYVAESVLLRAEKLQHTQPGEHADYAADMAKVYLYGAIDKVNAAGKEALNSFAEGDELNMMLVGLRRFTKAQPFNVKEARQRIAKKLIEENKYCF
- a CDS encoding acetyl-CoA C-acyltransferase gives rise to the protein MEAYIVAGFRTAVGKAPRGGFRFMRADDLAADVIKHLMASVPNVNKEDIDDVIVGNAMPEAEQGLNIGRFISLMGLDTDKVPGLTVNRYCASGLETIATAVAKIKTGMADMIIAGGVEVMSGMPFGGWKIVPNAVVAKEHPDWYWGMGLTAEAVATDYKVSREDQDKFALKSNEKAVAAIKAGKFKDEIVPIKVKDNFVKDGKITTKEYVVDTDEGPRADTSLEALAKLRPVFDAKGSVTAGNSSQTSDGAAFVLVVSEKKMKELNLTPIAKLVSFAVAGVPPRIMGIGPIYAIPKALKQAGLKQEDIDLFELNEAFASQSLAVIRELGLDEEKVNVNGGAIALGHPLGCTGAKLTVQVLHELKRRGKKYGMVTMCVGTGQGAAGIFELL
- a CDS encoding four helix bundle protein, whose protein sequence is MHNYKELKLWVKAIELVSDVYKITSDFPDREKYNLVNQIQRAAISIPSNIAEGAGRNSNKSFVQFLAIAHGSTYELETQLIISKNLGYLLDIDLDRLINKLYEVQKMSFVLQRKLKQL